One region of Eupeodes corollae chromosome 1, idEupCoro1.1, whole genome shotgun sequence genomic DNA includes:
- the LOC129938990 gene encoding uncharacterized protein CG3556 isoform X2 produces the protein MAQDTKIPTSHVTFVGILILITQILAENGNLNSQLQRQQAGTATDVPPAVPFALDAINGGVEHISGSTNQMQNLPSVNSAPILPEQGTSPASPASPSMSNPSLSTVTQSGTTSPSSTQVPPPTSQIQENPSDNLTEPIIGEHVMMGSAGPDKRELEGILKALDWLKEKRASDYGWGNDTHMVILAKELSGARDPTDSDGHLQVIEDLENTLSVKEMEIEILAMLDRHHTLPKPMNLDKLARYVLALGSLCKDPKRFHGHDLVVTLQHHEPAQDIEFALTTLSACSSAAHVRKRQIRRLLDIASGVTDQSVDTIAMVILALRCIVTDHRHRHLQHFVRRPARGLASLQDLRGGFGSLRSTALAMQALQDLERDPAGSWNRTAASRWILSRQRSDGGWTEEPLQDGQDPSIGVGLTADIILALGWKGLGAVRALQCDHVIRENSDSLSENGEPKLALPFGLTSSAEESDTKNVSYTYTLWVGSNVTEAFSLSLVSAKNTSFFKAMTQAAEIDTRFNFEAREWPNGHYIHTLAGKKEEPRGYNYWLLYRLPELPDPNNPPGNQLIAPVGVDELMVEDGEHYLYWYKKL, from the exons ATGGCACAGGATACGAAAATTCCAACGTCGCACGTGACATTTGTGGGAATTCTTATCTTAATCACACAAATCCTGGCAGAGAACGGAAACCTTAACAGTCAACTTCAGCGACAGCAGGCAGGTACTGCTACTGACGTTCCACCAGCAGTACCATTTGCATTGGATGCGATAAATGGAGGAGTCGAACACATCAGTGGCAGCAcaaatcaaatgcaaaatttacCCTCTGTGAATTCGGCTCCAATTCTACCCGAACAAGGTACATCCCCAGCATCACCAGCATCACCGAGCATGTCGAATCCTTCACTATCTACAGTCACGCAATCTGGTACGACGTCACCCAGTTCTACACAAGTACCACCACCAACCTCCCAAATACAAGAGAACCCAAGTGACAACCTCACCGAACCGATAATCGGCGAACATGTGATGATGGGTTCTGCTGGTCCTGATAAACGTGAGCTGGAAGGTATTCTTAAGGCTTTGGATTGGTTGAAGGAGAAGCGTGCTTCCGACTACGGTTGGGGCAATGACACACACATGGTAATCTTGGCCAAGGAATTGTCAGGAGCCAGAGACCCAACCGACTCAGATGGACATTTGCAAGTGATTGAAGATTTGGAGAACACCTTGTCTGTTAAGGAAATGGAAATCGAAATTCTCGCTATGCTTGACCGACACCATACTTTACCGAAGCCTATGAATCTAGACAAGTTGGCGAGATATGTTCTAGCACTGGGTTCACTTTGCAAAGATCCCAAAAGATTCCACGGACATGATTTGGTGGTAACTCTTCAGCATCATGAGCCAGCACAGGATATTGAGTTTGCCTTGACCACTTTGTCTGCCTGCAGCTCAGCAGCTCATGTTAGAAAACGTCAGATCCGACGGCTCTTGGATATTGCCAGTGGAGTTACTGATCAGAGCGTTGACACCATTGCAATGGTTATCTTGGCCTTGCGATGTATTGTAACAGACCACCGACACCGACATCTACAGCATTTCGTTCGGCGTCCGGCGAGGGGACTTGCCAGTCTGCAAGACCTTAGGGGTGGCTTTGGTTCACTACGCAGCACGGCGCTAGCAATGCAAGCACTCCAGGATTTAGAACGTGATCCAGCTGGTTCCTGGAATCGGACAGCGGCTTCCAGATGGATTTTGAGTCGTCAACGATCAGATGGTGGTTGGACTGAGGAACCTTTGCAAGATGGCCAAGATCCAAGCATTGGTGTTGGCTTAACTGCGGATATAATTCTAGCTCTTGGTTGGAAGGGTTTGGGGGCTGTTCGAGCTCTTCAATGTGATCATGTTATTCGAGAGAATAGCGATTCGCTTTCag AAAACGGAGAACCTAAATTGGCCCTTCCATTTGGGCTCACATCATCAGCCGAAGAATCTGACACGAAAAACGTCTCTTACACGTACACACTTTGGGTGGGTTCTAACGTGACTGAGGCGTTTTCACTTTCCCTAGTCTCTGCAAAGAATACAAGCTTCTTCAAGGCTATGACGCAAGCTGCTGAAATCGATACAAG ATTCAACTTCGAAGCAAGAGAATGGCCAAATGGTCACTACATTCACACACTAGCGGGCAAAAAGGAAGAGCCTAGGGG GTACAATTATTGGCTACTGTACCGCCTACCAGAGCTACCCGATCCCAATAATCCACCAGGAAATCAGCTGATAGCACCTGTGg
- the LOC129938990 gene encoding uncharacterized protein CG3556 isoform X1 has protein sequence MRNRQIRIKFAREHKNKDATWWDDVIFADLMFSYRKQNRDLRKMAQDTKIPTSHVTFVGILILITQILAENGNLNSQLQRQQAGTATDVPPAVPFALDAINGGVEHISGSTNQMQNLPSVNSAPILPEQGTSPASPASPSMSNPSLSTVTQSGTTSPSSTQVPPPTSQIQENPSDNLTEPIIGEHVMMGSAGPDKRELEGILKALDWLKEKRASDYGWGNDTHMVILAKELSGARDPTDSDGHLQVIEDLENTLSVKEMEIEILAMLDRHHTLPKPMNLDKLARYVLALGSLCKDPKRFHGHDLVVTLQHHEPAQDIEFALTTLSACSSAAHVRKRQIRRLLDIASGVTDQSVDTIAMVILALRCIVTDHRHRHLQHFVRRPARGLASLQDLRGGFGSLRSTALAMQALQDLERDPAGSWNRTAASRWILSRQRSDGGWTEEPLQDGQDPSIGVGLTADIILALGWKGLGAVRALQCDHVIRENSDSLSENGEPKLALPFGLTSSAEESDTKNVSYTYTLWVGSNVTEAFSLSLVSAKNTSFFKAMTQAAEIDTRFNFEAREWPNGHYIHTLAGKKEEPRGYNYWLLYRLPELPDPNNPPGNQLIAPVGVDELMVEDGEHYLYWYKKL, from the exons ATGCGCAACAGGCAAATTCGAATCAAATTTGCGAGggaacacaaaaataaggatgCAACTTGGTGGGATGATGTAATATTTGCTGACCTGA TGTTTTCGTACCGCAAGCAGAATAGAGACTTAAGAAAAATGGCACAGGATACGAAAATTCCAACGTCGCACGTGACATTTGTGGGAATTCTTATCTTAATCACACAAATCCTGGCAGAGAACGGAAACCTTAACAGTCAACTTCAGCGACAGCAGGCAGGTACTGCTACTGACGTTCCACCAGCAGTACCATTTGCATTGGATGCGATAAATGGAGGAGTCGAACACATCAGTGGCAGCAcaaatcaaatgcaaaatttacCCTCTGTGAATTCGGCTCCAATTCTACCCGAACAAGGTACATCCCCAGCATCACCAGCATCACCGAGCATGTCGAATCCTTCACTATCTACAGTCACGCAATCTGGTACGACGTCACCCAGTTCTACACAAGTACCACCACCAACCTCCCAAATACAAGAGAACCCAAGTGACAACCTCACCGAACCGATAATCGGCGAACATGTGATGATGGGTTCTGCTGGTCCTGATAAACGTGAGCTGGAAGGTATTCTTAAGGCTTTGGATTGGTTGAAGGAGAAGCGTGCTTCCGACTACGGTTGGGGCAATGACACACACATGGTAATCTTGGCCAAGGAATTGTCAGGAGCCAGAGACCCAACCGACTCAGATGGACATTTGCAAGTGATTGAAGATTTGGAGAACACCTTGTCTGTTAAGGAAATGGAAATCGAAATTCTCGCTATGCTTGACCGACACCATACTTTACCGAAGCCTATGAATCTAGACAAGTTGGCGAGATATGTTCTAGCACTGGGTTCACTTTGCAAAGATCCCAAAAGATTCCACGGACATGATTTGGTGGTAACTCTTCAGCATCATGAGCCAGCACAGGATATTGAGTTTGCCTTGACCACTTTGTCTGCCTGCAGCTCAGCAGCTCATGTTAGAAAACGTCAGATCCGACGGCTCTTGGATATTGCCAGTGGAGTTACTGATCAGAGCGTTGACACCATTGCAATGGTTATCTTGGCCTTGCGATGTATTGTAACAGACCACCGACACCGACATCTACAGCATTTCGTTCGGCGTCCGGCGAGGGGACTTGCCAGTCTGCAAGACCTTAGGGGTGGCTTTGGTTCACTACGCAGCACGGCGCTAGCAATGCAAGCACTCCAGGATTTAGAACGTGATCCAGCTGGTTCCTGGAATCGGACAGCGGCTTCCAGATGGATTTTGAGTCGTCAACGATCAGATGGTGGTTGGACTGAGGAACCTTTGCAAGATGGCCAAGATCCAAGCATTGGTGTTGGCTTAACTGCGGATATAATTCTAGCTCTTGGTTGGAAGGGTTTGGGGGCTGTTCGAGCTCTTCAATGTGATCATGTTATTCGAGAGAATAGCGATTCGCTTTCag AAAACGGAGAACCTAAATTGGCCCTTCCATTTGGGCTCACATCATCAGCCGAAGAATCTGACACGAAAAACGTCTCTTACACGTACACACTTTGGGTGGGTTCTAACGTGACTGAGGCGTTTTCACTTTCCCTAGTCTCTGCAAAGAATACAAGCTTCTTCAAGGCTATGACGCAAGCTGCTGAAATCGATACAAG ATTCAACTTCGAAGCAAGAGAATGGCCAAATGGTCACTACATTCACACACTAGCGGGCAAAAAGGAAGAGCCTAGGGG GTACAATTATTGGCTACTGTACCGCCTACCAGAGCTACCCGATCCCAATAATCCACCAGGAAATCAGCTGATAGCACCTGTGg